One genomic region from Ralstonia pickettii DTP0602 encodes:
- a CDS encoding nitronate monooxygenase (K00459: E1.13.12.16; nitronate monooxygenase [EC:1.13.12.16]), with translation MKTRITELLGIRYPIIQGGMQWVGYAEMASAVSNAGGLGVLTALTQPTPEALADEIRRCREMTDKPFGVNLTLLPSINPPPYARYLDVIIESGIKVLETAGNNPKEHIARAKAAGIKVIHKCVAIRHALSAERLGVDAVSIDGFECAGHPGEDDVPGMVLIPQAARKLSVPVIASGGIADGRGMAAALVLGAEGVNMGTRFCATREAPIHDNVKQALVQASERDTNLIFRTLHNTARVLKNAVSDEVVSIERRPGGAQFEDVKHLVAGVRGKAALKAGETDGGIISAGQCVGLIDDVPSCEELITRMVADCREYLGVASRYFA, from the coding sequence ATGAAGACACGAATCACCGAACTGCTTGGCATCCGCTACCCGATCATCCAGGGTGGCATGCAATGGGTCGGCTACGCCGAAATGGCCTCCGCCGTTTCCAACGCTGGCGGGCTGGGCGTCCTCACAGCGCTGACGCAGCCGACCCCCGAGGCGCTGGCCGACGAGATCCGCCGCTGCCGAGAGATGACCGACAAGCCGTTCGGCGTGAACCTGACCCTGTTGCCGTCGATCAACCCGCCGCCGTACGCGCGCTACCTCGACGTCATCATCGAGAGCGGCATCAAGGTGCTGGAAACGGCGGGCAACAACCCCAAGGAACATATCGCGCGCGCCAAGGCCGCCGGCATCAAGGTGATCCACAAGTGCGTGGCGATCCGCCATGCGCTGTCCGCCGAGCGCCTAGGCGTGGACGCGGTGTCGATCGACGGCTTCGAGTGCGCCGGCCATCCGGGCGAGGACGACGTGCCCGGCATGGTGCTGATCCCGCAGGCCGCGCGCAAGCTGTCGGTGCCGGTGATCGCCTCGGGCGGCATCGCCGACGGCCGCGGCATGGCCGCCGCGCTGGTGCTGGGCGCCGAGGGCGTCAATATGGGCACGCGCTTCTGCGCCACGCGCGAAGCGCCGATCCACGACAATGTCAAGCAGGCACTGGTGCAGGCCAGCGAGCGCGACACCAACCTGATCTTCCGCACGCTGCACAACACCGCGCGCGTGCTGAAGAACGCTGTGTCGGATGAGGTGGTGAGCATTGAACGCCGCCCGGGCGGTGCGCAGTTCGAAGACGTCAAGCACCTGGTCGCCGGCGTGCGCGGCAAGGCCGCGCTCAAGGCGGGCGAGACCGATGGCGGCATCATCAGCGCCGGTCAGTGCGTGGGCCTGATCGACGACGTGCCTAGCTGCGAAGAACTGATCACGCGCATGGTTGCCGATTGCCGGGAATACCTCGGCGTGGCTTCGCGCTACTTTGCCTGA
- a CDS encoding signal peptidase: MAEAGIEAAMTQALAEPAGVAGAGDLPEGFVPLRRMSGYMANFGQLYLHAERRTLAVRIDESHLNNLGIPHGGMLATLADTAIGMMMSLETGRSKSAVTVNLSLDYLDSARLGDWVEARVEFDKLGSRLRYGTCRVVSGERCLLRATAIFAVLAPRG, translated from the coding sequence ATGGCCGAAGCCGGGATCGAGGCGGCCATGACCCAGGCCCTGGCCGAGCCGGCCGGGGTCGCTGGCGCAGGGGACCTGCCGGAGGGCTTTGTGCCCCTGCGCCGGATGAGCGGCTACATGGCCAATTTCGGCCAGCTCTACCTGCATGCGGAGCGCCGCACGCTGGCGGTGCGGATCGACGAGAGCCACCTGAACAACCTCGGCATCCCGCACGGAGGCATGCTGGCGACACTGGCCGATACCGCCATCGGCATGATGATGTCGCTGGAGACCGGCCGCTCCAAGAGCGCGGTCACGGTCAACCTGAGCCTGGACTACCTCGATTCCGCGCGCCTGGGCGACTGGGTCGAGGCGCGCGTGGAGTTCGACAAGCTGGGCTCGCGGCTGCGTTATGGCACCTGCCGGGTGGTCAGCGGCGAGCGTTGCCTGTTGCGTGCCACGGCCATCTTCGCTGTTCTGGCGCCGCGCGGCTGA